gcattattttatatgaaaatggaTCTTAGacgtaattatatatatttgggttgagatttgatatatatatatatatatggcattcgTGTGGTTACTGTATTCACGACCGCCAAGAAATCTATGGCGTTGGATATGCCCATCAGAGTTTAGtgcttcttttatatataataaatatcaacaaatttattttatttatataattactgcACACCCATCATCACCTGTGGcctatgattaattaattaattatttttatttttatttttatttttctaagacaTCATCAAAAGCTTACTTTACTTTGAAACCACATCGTTATTTTATTCTGTactaatcatttctttaatcagtTGCAATCTTTCTCTTTCTCGATTTTACTCATAACATTATTGAGAGGGCAATTTGATTATTTAATCGAAGCTCATTCGTGGCCATGATGAACTGAAACCatcagtgtatatatatatatatatatatatatattatacatacatccaaataaataattgaatattattctatttaggATGTTTTGAGTTTTATCTCTTCCATAAATTTAGAGAAGTGTTAAGAGTTGCatgagatttcataaaaataaacttacagattaatatgattttatgtaataaattatatttattatataataaaaataattttataatgacATACCACATCAATCCTCGAACTTAGCAGGAGAAACACATGCTTCAATGCACCATGAAGATAAGTTATTAGGGTTCAATGCACCACTTTATTCCCTAacctctatataataatttaaacagGGCTccttaaatatatttctagatGCCATTATGCACCCACTAACCAACTTGTTTAGTGGAGAATCCATGACTGAATCCTCATTTCTTGTAGTAATCTTTTAAGCAACTTCTATGGGGAGTACTTCTTCCATGAGCATCTTTAAACtaccatttaaataataaaccACTTCAGAGGAATGGTGTGAGTGTCAAAGATATAACAGAGATGTTTTAAAACCTCAACTGTTAATGAGCTTTATATAATCTTTGCTTGCATTGCAAAAGAATAATAAGATTCCAGTTTCTAATTTCATCAGAAGTCCACAATGGGCTAAAAATTACCCAAAACAATGCTTCCCTCAGCTTAAAACAGGGAAATAAACCTGCAGATTTTACTTCTTGTCCATTGTTTTCCTAATTCTATACAGGCTTCTAATAGGGGCTTCCGATGTAAAGTTTTTGTGTGGACGTCACATATTGCCTTGTTGAAAATTCCATAAGTTCTACTTGTAGGGGACAACAAGGCTGCCACTTCATTTGGGTATTAAGTGATAGATTCAATTGAATGTGCTGATGTAGATGACCTGTTTGTCGATGCAGCTACCTCATTTTCCTGTTGTTTCTTCAGATAACTTTGGGCAGTTGCTGTCACAAACTTGACCAAGAAGTTCATGAGCATGAGCCACACAACGGTATTCCAGATTGAAGCAAGTGAGAAGTCCCATTTCTTTACCTGGGAAGGTTTTACAAGATATTATACAGAAAAAATGAGGTTAGATGTCTTTACACAAATGATGATGTGAGGCTCTGACGTCAAAACCTTGCCAAAATTAGATGGATGCCTCATATGCCATGGCTGAATACCTTAATATTTGAGGCCACAGGAGGAGGTGCTGTTAGATACTTGGCTTTGACAGCATTGAGTTTGACAACAAGGCCAGGCAAGACAGAAGCAAAACCAGGAATAAGGCTCAGTAACCATATCAATTCGTTTTCAATCCAGTTAAGGAGTTGATTATTGCAAACTGAGATGACAAAAACCGTCtgcagaaaaagataaaaaaataaataaaagccaaaACAGATTAGGGCTTATGAAATtaacaccacacacacacatattctgatgatgatgaaccTTGGAGACCGTGCAAATGATACATGTTTTTTATCCGGTTTAACTCTGGACCCACGCAATGCACTCACACCATATGGAAACAGATTTGGGCTTCTGAAATtaacaccacacacacacatattctGAAAATGATGAACCCTGGAGACCATGCAACTGATAATGATCAACTCTGGACCCACGCAATGCACTCACACCATACGGATTAGGTAAATCATCGGCTTTTCAACGATGGGATGTGACCCTTGGATAGAGTTCAAACCTGATCTGGTGGGATCATATCCCCAAAACCAATGCCCTTAcgacttgagccaacccctaggggtttatatatgtatatgtatgtgtgaACGAATGCATGCAAGcatgaaatatattttcctCTGCCATACTTCATTAACGGATTGatatatctatacatatatatgttttaaatggCAGTCTGATTATCCAACTGTTGTAAACGATGTGAACAACGCAATTGGCAAGGCCATAGGAAAATACTAAAAGCAAAATGaaacaaattacaaactaaAACTAAGAATATGATCCGCAGAATTTGAGAATTCACAAACCTGTATGTGAGTTTTAATAATTGCCTTTCCAATCAATGTGGCAagaaaaaacttccaaaatgaaATCCCAAATTGTCCACACATAATTCCAGCAAGGTCAAATAGAGGATTTGGCACCtgaaaaatagtagagttaATTGGCAGcatacataataaaaaacaacacTGTTGCCATTGAAGAATGCACATCACATGAAAAGTTATGAGAACCGGAACTGTCTATGATAAGCATTGCCATTGACATATGCTGcgttatattatttaaaatacaagaaaaatataatttcaaattgaacTTGGGAGCtcataaaaatttacaaatgaaAGTAATTGTCAGCACAGAACATACAGGTTCAGGTTTTAGAAATTCAGGGCCTGTTGAGGTATTAAAGGGTTTACATTCCACAAGGGTTGAGAGTCCACTATctattcaaaattcttttaagGGATTGttagtgaaaaaaaaaggaaaacaaattattatacAGTGTTGCATATTAACCGGTTCCAATAAGGCGATATATAAAGTATTTGAGTAACAAAGTTGGAGAAACTCCAAACTAACCGATGCGAGAACTAAAATTGTAAAGAAGTTCAAGTGCTGCGAGTGTGATAAAAGCCAGTGTTTGATTTGATTTAGTCGAGTAGCAATGAATCCTTTGCCTTCAGTTGGGGAGGCATCCAATTCTTGCAAAGCCTCCAATTTGCTACCTGATATGCTTGCTGCATTAAGTGGTATATTAGTAAGAGGAAGATTAGTATATGTGCAAAGTAATATCATCAATAAGTATAGTCTTATCCTACGAATGCTAATGTTGATCCTTAACAACACATCAAGCATGATTGGCATATTTGTTTAGGTTGCTAAGGAAGTGCTGATGTTTTTGCCAAGCCAAGGAAGCTAGCTAAGCAGTATGATCATGCCCTTGATGttcaacttaaaacattaaatttcactcaaatgaatttcaatttatatactATCTTACTAACCTTTCCTTAGTTTGGATATTTTGGGTATCTTATATTCCTTATTTTGAGGTTTAATATAGTGAATAGTTGCATTGGAAGTTTACAATGTTATAGAACTATTATTAGCTGGTGCTGTAGTATATGAGAATGTAGCATGCCTAACCTTAAAAAAAAGGGGGTGTACAATTATCCTACCCATGTATCTATGAAATGCtgttacatttttattttaacttgcAATAAAATGCATCATTATAAGGCCCAGtgaaactgaaaaagaaaaaagcccaTGGGCTGCTCAATAAGTACAATCAAGGTTTTAACTTTGGCTCAAAATTaacctaggggttggctcaattcaaaaaggccttgggcttggtggtatgctcccccACGTCatggtctaaggttcaaatccccttgagtgcaaacaatctctaggggccatcggactgagATTTTTCCCTTTAATTATCCAACGTGCAGTTGCGGGAAACttcttgccgagggcctgtgcacccccatgattagtcgggacactgttcccgaacacccggtgccaataaaaaaaattatcctttCTCcactaatatttcattttaataagaaGAATATACAGATATATGCAGAAGATAGCAAATGAGCATCAAGTTAGGTATATTTTATTAGTAGTCAAACTATAATCCTTCCACTGCAATCTAATCCATGTATTTAGGTTTTATAGGGTTTACAAAAGTTATATAGGCTTAAGAGAATCCTAGGACATAAATAATATTGACATCCTCATgttcacaataattttttcatctcggCAATCCTCATTTTCACAAAGTCAATAATACATCTGCCTCAACACAAAATGAATaaacccccctccctctctcagGAGGTCCAACCCACAGAAATTATAATTAGTCCCAAAAGTATTATTTAAgtaggaatatatatatttttttataagtaagaagttttattaatccacgtaaaaaggcaatgcccaagtacacaagaagtatacagcCTAGTTACAAACTACACGCTACGGAAAGTAGCATAAAAGGTTATTAAAGTTTAAGTAGGAATATATACTAGCTCAAAACGAAGTAGGGAGATATATTAGTCTCAGAAATCTCAGTTCAGTAGGAAATATAACACAAGCTATATTCTTCATACCTGCCCTTGAGATGAAGTATGGAGGAAGCTCACCAACAGCAGTCCCAAGACCCCATAGAACAGCCTCAATCTGAACCTGTGGCAATATGCTGCTAAGTGGAACACGCAAACCATGTAATGATGGGAACAATGGGGGCCCGAATTCAGAGCAATCCTTATCAAGCCATGAAGGACCGTTTTTCAACTGAATAGTATCATAAGGGGCACTTTTTAAATCCACGCGTCCACACTGCATTGCTTTTATGGTGAACAGTGCAATATGGGGCCCCAAATAAAGGACAAAAGTATGCAAACCAGATCCTGAAGAAAAACAAACGGAATGAACATTGATTTTACAATTTCAGGGTTCATACATTACACAGGACTGGTCAAGACATTTCAAACTAAGATGTTTCTAAAAAGAATAATGGAAAAAATACTTCCTCAAGTTATATACTACCtacatattttcaaacaaatataaaaaaaccaatTCATTTTTTCCTAGTTCATAACATAATACCTATGATAACTAACAAAATTTGCCGCCTAAGATCAATTAGTTACATGAGCACAAAACTCATCTGACCACTAACACACATGACCTTCAAGAATTTGTTTTCCTTACCAAGCCCAATCGAAGATGCGACTCCAAGAGAAATCCACCATAGTCCAAACCGGATATATTTAGAAAGCTCCTCAACGTGCTGCAGAAACATGAGTCAACATCAATTTATCTGAGTGACAAAACAACACGAAGACAAATGccaagaaaagaataaaagctAAATAATCAACAATAAAATGCTAAAATTGAACTCAAATGGAATCCACCATCCTGTTTGCAGAAAGAGAGAAactttaatctaattttttttttataagtaaataaactTTAACCTTATTACAACCAAAAACCTTAAAATATTGCTAGGAAACTGATTAAAGGTCAGaactataataattatatgcaatTTAAGTTGGTAACGAGACATTTAGAACTAATCGCACATACAGGATGGTGTCAGGAAGTCAACATTTTAATCAGAACAGGGAGATTTTTCCCTGGGATACAAGTGAGCCAGATATTCACAAATGGGATATGAACCACATTTAGGTGGTCTTTTTGACGTAAACATTTTTTATGGGGAACTTTTCAGCATTTTCTGATACTTGGTTTAAGCATAAAGTATTGGCAAACAGAAAGTGATTTCCAAATCAAAGAAAGTTAACCCATTGTGGGTGCAACATGACTTCCTGAAACAGCAAAAAACTTATTTTCCTTGGTCCATCTCTTTCCCTCCCAACTCGCCATATGGGGGGGGCTGAGTCATCACAATGCACTGGATGGTGACAAGGCTGACCATGTACTTTGGTCTGTGTAGATTGCATTCATGCACTCACACACAAGAACATACTAGTCTCTCAACTCCTTGGTCAGCGCACTGACTTCAGTCTAGTCTTAGAAGCAAGTGCAGTGGCAACATTCAATTGGATTTCCCCAACCAGGTAATCACTGTAGCCAGCAGAGAGCAGCTCCTCATTGACAGGGAGAGATTATGCGTGGAGGAAAAGGCAGTTTCCTAAAGAAAGGTGGAGCCTCTGCTTGGCGGCTCAGTTTCTAGTGGCCTTCTCGCTCTGAGATTAGGAAGATTCATCCTCATAgttgtttttgttgttatgGCTGATTTTTTGACATCAAAGAAATAAGAGGATAAGAAGGTGGACAATAGAGGGTTACAGAAGGTTGTATTTGTGTGAGAGATAGGAGTGCAGGTGGAGGAGAATGACCTTCTGTACGGTACGAAAGTGTTTTCGACATcatttccaatattttttaaaacatttaaaaaccaGCAATTTTCCCCAAAAATAGTTTCCACTGAAACTATTGGAAACTATTTTTGGGGTGGGAAACCTTCTGTGCAAAACAAGCATAGCCTTATAAATTGCTGcttattttcttgtaatatttgcctattaaaaaaaagggtatAGCCTTACAAAGATCCTGTCATCCACTCACAAACAATAATGTGCTACCAAAAATGGAGCTGCTAAGATAAAGAAAACCCAACAGTAAAGCACAGGCAGTGCCCATTACAGTCTCCCCCTTTTGAAAAAGCTTTTCCCCCCAAAACTCCTCCCCTGCCCCCAACTCTCAGGACGAAGGGAAAAGCCTCCTCCcccatctttgaatccaaaatcCCCTCCTTCCTCCCTCTTCCCCTTTCTCCTCTATCTTTGGTCCTTCTCTcccattttttccatttttcccgCTTTCTTCTTAGGTTTTTGCAAGCTAGATCTATTACTTTCAAACCACCACCAACCATTCAGCCAATGCACCCCATACTGATGGAACCATTGCCTCTCCATCTCCAAGCTCCATTGATCTGTAGTCCCTTTCAATTGATGTGTGGCTGTCGCATGCCGTTGCTAATGCGTGTGACTATCACACGCTACCTCTGTTCCTCTGTTTACGACATTCTCGGCCACTTTAAGACTAGGTTTTGGAATCCAAGCCCCTTTTAGCGGATCATTGGTTTGTTTTCCAAcacttttcctttatttctttttcttttttactccGTTTTCGTACCCATTTTAtccagaaggaaaaaaaaaacccctaaTTTCCCAGGTACCAGCATGCAACCCGACCTAGCGGCACCTCAAAGGAACTTCTTCCTTTGAGAGACAGCCTTATGTCATCTCTTTgcatgaagaagaaatttgtTCTTACTTTTTTTCCTATGATAGTGAGAATAAGGGCGTGGAAAACTCTACCAGATGGTCTGAAGCAGTCAAATCCAATGCAACATTAGTTGTTGCGGTTATACACAGCACCGCAAACTCAGTAGGATTGCATAAAAAACCACCCTTTATGAAAGTTCCATCCTTGGTTCTGTTGAGAAACATGGATCTGGACCAAAATTTTGGCTCTAATGcccttcttttatttatttatttattttttgataagtaaaacaagTATTTATTAATCCAACAACTGTCAATTACAAAGTCAAAATATGCCCTATTTATGTAGGTGCATTAGAAACAAGAAGTCATGAAaatccatgccattaaagtccacagcaatggcccaagtacaaagagtcctaaaaaataaaatttttagctCCGCCATAGATCTCTCTTATCTTAAAAAATCCTCTTATTGTGctcctgccacaagcaccacataatacagatagagatcatcttccaaaccgctttgaTCTGTCACACACCTCGAATTGAGGTCCAGCAAGCCAAAACATCCAACATGGTttctggcataacccatgctagaTCCATTCTGTTAAACACCTCAACCCATAGAGTCCTGGCtacctcgcaatgtaaaagtaa
This window of the Juglans regia cultivar Chandler chromosome 12, Walnut 2.0, whole genome shotgun sequence genome carries:
- the LOC109005854 gene encoding vacuole membrane protein KMS1-like → MGSRSSPPPPSRRDDVAISELHERQHQQEVENLTLSAQPIKTLKFFILAIVQYFKRSLLYLLAKGGWLMLLSTVAVAIGILVIAIDGPHEKHVEELSKYIRFGLWWISLGVASSIGLGSGLHTFVLYLGPHIALFTIKAMQCGRVDLKSAPYDTIQLKNGPSWLDKDCSEFGPPLFPSLHGLRVPLSSILPQVQIEAVLWGLGTAVGELPPYFISRAASISGSKLEALQELDASPTEGKGFIATRLNQIKHWLLSHSQHLNFFTILVLASVPNPLFDLAGIMCGQFGISFWKFFLATLIGKAIIKTHIQTVFVISVCNNQLLNWIENELIWLLSLIPGFASVLPGLVVKLNAVKAKYLTAPPPVASNIKVKKWDFSLASIWNTVVWLMLMNFLVKFVTATAQSYLKKQQENEVAASTNRSSTSAHSIESIT